Proteins encoded by one window of Manihot esculenta cultivar AM560-2 chromosome 10, M.esculenta_v8, whole genome shotgun sequence:
- the LOC110624677 gene encoding cytochrome P450 705A5, whose product MATINGDTLSYLNFFFLSLISSFLLLYFFKKPTKPILHLPPSPPSLPLIGHLHLLGRVAYKYFHNLATKHGPLLSLQLGSVPLILVSSASYAAEIFKTNDIAFSYKPKTPFDDGLLFQNFGFISAPYGDYWRFMKKLCMTELLGPRQTERSSSVRREELQRFLQNMVDKACKNENVDLENELVKLTNNTICRMAMSTRCSEEEDEAQRCKELVDGSMELAAKVAAAYLMGPLKKIGFWVFREQLKNLSTQIDELLEKILKEHEERAKKDSDEGGDQDLMDILLKVYQDEKAEFQISRSQMKAFFVDLFIAGTHTTADSTHWIMAMLINHPKVFKKLREEIESVVGKNRLVEESDISKLHYLQAIVKETLRLYPLGPLIPRTNCEDCKIGGFDIPKETIVLINLYSIMRDPNIWDNPDEFKPERFLVSDHKETNKQKHLMGYVPFGGGRRMCPGSHLGLTIIHVNVASMVQCFDWKVYGGDGDGGKVNVEAKSGMIMCMAHPLVCLPVVHYNPFSG is encoded by the exons ATGGCAACCATTAATGGTGATACTTTGTCTTATTTAAATTTCTTCTTTCTGTCACTCATCTCAAGCTTTCTACTTCTGTACTTCTTTAAGAAACCCACAAAGCCAATCCTCCACCTTCCTCCGAGCCCACCATCTCTGCCACTCATCGGACACCTCCACCTCCTCGGTAGAGTGGCATACAAATACTTCCACAATCTCGCAACTAAACATGGCCCTCTCCTCTCTCTCCAACTTGGTTCTGTTCCTCTCATTCTTGTCTCATCAGCTTCATATGCCGCTGAGATTTTCAAAACCAATGACATCGCCTTCTCATATAAACCCAAAACTCCTTTCGATGACGGGTTACTATTCCAGAACTTTGGCTTCATTAGTGCTCCATATGGAGACTACTGGAGATTCATGAAGAAACTTTGCATGACAGAATTATTGGGACCTCGCCAGACAGAAAGATCCAGCAGCGTTAGAAGGGAAGAACTACAGCGATTCTTGCAAAACATGGTGGACAAAGCTTGTAAAAATGAGAACGTTGATTTGGAGAATGAGCTAGTGAAGCTAACAAATAACACTATATGCAGAATGGCAATGAGCACAAGGTGTTCGGAGGAAGAAGACGAGGCTCAGAGGTGCAAGGAGCTGGTGGATGGGTCAATGGAATTGGCTGCAAAAGTGGCTGCAGCTTACTTGATGGGTCCTTTGAAGAAAATAGGTTTTTGGGTGTTTAGAGAACAACTGAAAAATTTATCTACACAGATTGATGAATTGCTGGAGAAGATTTTGAAGGAGCATGAAGAGAGAGCAAAGAAAGATAGTGATGAAGGAGGAGATCAAGATTTGATGGACATTCTCCTGAAAGTGTATCAAGATGAAAAGGCTGAGTTTCAGATAAGCAGGAGCCAGATGAAGGCCTTCTTTGTG GATCTCTTCATTGCAGGAACACATACAACAGCAGATAGCACACACTGGATCATGGCGATGCTCATCAACCATCCAAAAGTATTCAAGAAACTGAGAGAGGAGATAGAGTCAGTAGTTGGAAAAAATAGACTAGTAGAAGAGTCTGATATTTCAAAACTCCATTATTTGCAAGCAATAGTGAAGGAAACTTTGAGACTATATCCATTAGGACCTTTAATACCAAGAACTAACTGTGAAGATTGTAAAATTGGAGGATTTGATATACCCAAAGAAACTATAGTGCTGATcaatttatattcaataatgAGGGATCCAAATATATGGGATAATCCTGATGAGTTCAAACCAGAGAGGTTCTTGGTTTCTGATCATAAAGAAACTAATAAGCAAAAACACTTAATGGGTTACGTTCCATTTGGTGGGGGAAGGAGGATGTGCCCTGGTTCACACTTAGGTTTAACAATAATTCACGTTAATGTTGCATCAATGGTTCAGTGCTTTGATTGGAAGGTCTATGGTGGAGATGGAGATGGTGGAAAGGTTAATGTTGAAGCTAAATCAGGCATGATCATGTGCATGGCTCATCCACTCGTGTGTCTTCCTGTGGTTCACTATAACCCATTTTCTGGGTAA
- the LOC110625275 gene encoding protein M7 → MKVAGANNKSLQLVMLVVVMTGLVEQGKGHVCANTFFSALVQMIPCRAAVAPFSPIPPSEACCNAVKSLGQPCLCVLVNGPPISGVDRNMALQLPDKCTANFEPCEITKK, encoded by the exons atgaaggtTGCTGGTGCTAATAATAAGAGCCTGCAACTAGTGATGCTTGTGGTGGTAATGACAGGTTTAGTGGAGCAAGGGAAAGGGCATGTTTGTGCAAATACATTCTTCTCAGCACTTGTTCAAATGATACCTTGCAGGGCAGCAGTtgctccttttagcccaattcCACCAAGTGAAGCTTGCTGTAATGCTGTGAAATCTCTTGGCCAACCTTGCCTTTGTGTGCTTGTAAATGGCCCTCCAATTTCTGGTGTTGATAGGAACATGGCCTTGCAGCTTCCTGATAAGTGCACTGCCAACTTTGAACCAT GTGAAATTACAAAGAAGTAG
- the LOC110625273 gene encoding uncharacterized protein LOC110625273, with protein sequence MDIPVIDLTRYLEIADKLSTDPVKLSGQLVELGPWLGELCKEVSRILRETGALVVKDPRCSADDNDQFIDMMEKYFERPPEFKRLQERPHLHYQVGVTPEGVEVPRSLVDEEMQEALKAMPKEFQPSTPKGPDRKWRYMWRIGPRPLNTRFKELNSEPVIPEGFLEWKETMDSWGHKMISAIEAVAEMAAIGFGLPKDAFTSIMKQGPHLLAPTGSDLGCYGQEGTVFAGYHYDLNFLTIHGRSRFPGLNIWLRNGQKVEVKVPLGCLLIQTGKQIEWLTAGDCIAGMHEVVVTKRTIDAVKLAAEQNRSLWRVSSTLFAHIASDAVLKPLGHFAESPQASKYPPICTGEFVEQELAVINLKGSKGES encoded by the exons ATGGATATTCCGGTGATAGATCTAACGCGATATCTAGAGATTGCCGATAAGCTGAGCACCGACCCGGTGAAATTGTCCGGTCAACTCGTAGAACTTGGGCCCTGGCTTGGTGAATTGTGTAAGGAGGTGAGCCGGATCCTTAGAGAAACCGGAGCTTTGGTGGTTAAGGACCCGAGATGTTCGGCAGATGATAACGATCAGTTCATAGATATGATGGAGAAGTACTTTGAGAGACCACCGGAGTTCAAGAGGCTGCAGGAGAGACCCCATTTGCATTACCAG GTTGGAGTGACCCCTGAAGGGGTAGAAGTTCCAAGGAGCCTAGTTGATGAAGAGATGCAAGAGGCATTAAAAGCAATGCCCAAAGAGTTCCAACCATCCACTCCAAAGGGACCAGATCGTAAGTGGAGATACATGTGGAGAATAGGTCCTCGACCGTTGAACACCCGTTTTAAG GAACTTAATTCAGAACCTGTAATACCTGAAGGTTTCCTTGAATGGAAAGAGACTATGGACTCATGGGGACACAAAATGATCTCAGCAATAGAG GCTGTCGCTGAAATGGCAGCAATTGGTTTTGGTTTGCCCAAGGATGCATTTACTTCTATTATGAAGCAG GGACCACATCTTCTTGCACCAACAGGGAGTGACCTTGGCTGCTATGGCCAAGAAGGCACTGTGTTTGCTGGATATCATTATGACCTTAATTTCCTAACAATTCATGGCAGAAGCAGATTTCCCGGCCTTAACATCTGGCTAAGGAATGGTCAAAAAGTTGAAGTGAAGGTTCCTCTAGGCTGTCTCCTCATTCAGACAGGAAAGCAG ATAGAGTGGTTGACTGCAGGAGACTGCATAGCTGGCATGCATGAAGTTGTTGTCACAAAAAGAACAATTGATGCAGTCAAATTAGCAGCAGAACAAAACCGTAGCCTATGGAGAGTTTCCTCCACA CTTTTTGCGCACATAGCATCAGATGCAGTATTAAAGCCTTTAGGTCACTTCGCCGAATCCCCACAAGCAAGCAAATATCCTCCCATCTGTACAGGAGAGTTTGTTGAACAAGAACTTGCGGTTATCAATCTAAAAGGAAGTAAAGGTGAATCCTGA
- the LOC110625337 gene encoding chaperone protein dnaJ GFA2, mitochondrial isoform X2 — MASSWLLGSLAAVPHPNFSKILLILRLNTSVCNPGWVIGIHSPKKVNHKNWSLLGSSNATVCTTRSIHGSAYMSRDYYEVLGVSKNATSSEIKKAYYLLAKKLHPDTNKDDPEAEKKFQEVSKAYEVLKDDEKRAQYDEVGHDAYERNLNGDFHPGGAGFYNPFDSFFRMDDIFSNVFKQKLGGQDVKVAIELSFMEAVQGCTKTITFQTDTPCEACHGEGIPPGVKPELCKRCKGTGMVFTQKGFISIQHTCNQCGGTGQTVSSFCNTCNGRRVVRGTKSVKLDIMPGVDDNETIKVPRSGGADPERNQPGDLFVTVRVREDPVFRREGSNIHVDAVLSVTQAILGGTVQVPTLTGDIVLKVRAGTQPGQKVVLKNKGIKVRGSYSFGDQFVHFTVSIPTNLTPRQRELIEEFAKEEQVEYNKRAAGASG; from the exons CCAAACTTTTCGAAGATTCTGCTAATTCT GAGATTGAATACTTCGGTTTGCAACCCTGGTTGGGTTATTGGCATTCACTCTCCTAAAAAGG TTAACCACAAAAACTGGTCGTTATTGGGATCTTCGAATGCCACTGTTTGCACAACGAGGTCAATTCATGGCTCCG CTTATATGTCGAGAGATTATTATGAAGTACTTGGTGTTAGCAAAAATGCCACTTCATCTGAAATAAAGAAAGCTTATTATTTG CTGGCAAAGAAACTCCATCCTGATACAAATAAAGATGATCCTGAAGCTGAAAAGAAGTTTCAAGAAGTTTCAAAGGCATATGAG GTTTTGAAAGATGATGAAAAGCGTGCACAATATGATGAg GTTGGCCATGATGCATATGAACGTAATCTAAATGGAGATTTTCATCCTGGTGGAGCAGGATTCTATAATCCATTTGATAGCTTCTTCAGAATGGATGAT ATATTCAGCAATGTATTTAAGCAGAAGCTTGGTGGCCAAGATGTCAAG GTTGCTATTGAATTGTCATTCATGGAAGCTGTTCAGGGATGCACCAAAACTATCACATTTCAAACTGATACACCTTGTGAAGCCTGTC ATGGTGAAGGTATTCCTCCTGGGGTAAAACCTGAATTGTGTAAGCGCTGTAAAGGCACTGGCATG GTGTTTACCCAAAAAGGATTCATTAGTATTCAACATACTTGTAATCAGTGTGGTGGAACTGGGCAAACTGTATCG AGTTTTTGCAACACATGCAATGGGCGTAGGGTAGTTAGAGGAACAAAGTCTGTCAAATTGGATATTATGCCAG GAGTGGATGACAATGAAACCATAAAGGTGCCAAGAAGTGGCGGAGCAGACCCAGAGAGAAATCAACCTGGTGATCTATTTGTAACTGTTAGG GTTCGGGAAGATCCTGTTTTCCGTAGAGAAGGATCTAACATTCATGTGGATGCTGTTCTGAGTGTTACTCAG GCAATTCTGGGGGGAACCGTCCAGGTCCCTACTCTCACAGGAGATATTGTACTCAAG GTCCGTGCTGGCACCCAGCCTGGCCAGAAGGTGGTACTGAAGAATAAAG GGATTAAAGTTCGAGGCTCTTACTCTTTTGGTGACCAATTTGTGCACTTCACTGTCAGCATTCCGAC GAACTTGACTCCGAGACAACGGGAATTGATTGAAGAGTTTGCCAAAGAAGAACAGGTTGAATACAATAAGCGTGCTGCTGGAGCCTCTGGGTAA
- the LOC110625337 gene encoding chaperone protein dnaJ GFA2, mitochondrial isoform X1, with amino-acid sequence MVRSHGVKLVAWLARRCPSSKLFEDSANSVNKSLLNGICRRLNTSVCNPGWVIGIHSPKKVNHKNWSLLGSSNATVCTTRSIHGSAYMSRDYYEVLGVSKNATSSEIKKAYYLLAKKLHPDTNKDDPEAEKKFQEVSKAYEVLKDDEKRAQYDEVGHDAYERNLNGDFHPGGAGFYNPFDSFFRMDDIFSNVFKQKLGGQDVKVAIELSFMEAVQGCTKTITFQTDTPCEACHGEGIPPGVKPELCKRCKGTGMVFTQKGFISIQHTCNQCGGTGQTVSSFCNTCNGRRVVRGTKSVKLDIMPGVDDNETIKVPRSGGADPERNQPGDLFVTVRVREDPVFRREGSNIHVDAVLSVTQAILGGTVQVPTLTGDIVLKVRAGTQPGQKVVLKNKGIKVRGSYSFGDQFVHFTVSIPTNLTPRQRELIEEFAKEEQVEYNKRAAGASG; translated from the exons CCAAACTTTTCGAAGATTCTGCTAATTCT GTTAATAAGAGTCTGTTAAATGGTATTTGTAGGAGATTGAATACTTCGGTTTGCAACCCTGGTTGGGTTATTGGCATTCACTCTCCTAAAAAGG TTAACCACAAAAACTGGTCGTTATTGGGATCTTCGAATGCCACTGTTTGCACAACGAGGTCAATTCATGGCTCCG CTTATATGTCGAGAGATTATTATGAAGTACTTGGTGTTAGCAAAAATGCCACTTCATCTGAAATAAAGAAAGCTTATTATTTG CTGGCAAAGAAACTCCATCCTGATACAAATAAAGATGATCCTGAAGCTGAAAAGAAGTTTCAAGAAGTTTCAAAGGCATATGAG GTTTTGAAAGATGATGAAAAGCGTGCACAATATGATGAg GTTGGCCATGATGCATATGAACGTAATCTAAATGGAGATTTTCATCCTGGTGGAGCAGGATTCTATAATCCATTTGATAGCTTCTTCAGAATGGATGAT ATATTCAGCAATGTATTTAAGCAGAAGCTTGGTGGCCAAGATGTCAAG GTTGCTATTGAATTGTCATTCATGGAAGCTGTTCAGGGATGCACCAAAACTATCACATTTCAAACTGATACACCTTGTGAAGCCTGTC ATGGTGAAGGTATTCCTCCTGGGGTAAAACCTGAATTGTGTAAGCGCTGTAAAGGCACTGGCATG GTGTTTACCCAAAAAGGATTCATTAGTATTCAACATACTTGTAATCAGTGTGGTGGAACTGGGCAAACTGTATCG AGTTTTTGCAACACATGCAATGGGCGTAGGGTAGTTAGAGGAACAAAGTCTGTCAAATTGGATATTATGCCAG GAGTGGATGACAATGAAACCATAAAGGTGCCAAGAAGTGGCGGAGCAGACCCAGAGAGAAATCAACCTGGTGATCTATTTGTAACTGTTAGG GTTCGGGAAGATCCTGTTTTCCGTAGAGAAGGATCTAACATTCATGTGGATGCTGTTCTGAGTGTTACTCAG GCAATTCTGGGGGGAACCGTCCAGGTCCCTACTCTCACAGGAGATATTGTACTCAAG GTCCGTGCTGGCACCCAGCCTGGCCAGAAGGTGGTACTGAAGAATAAAG GGATTAAAGTTCGAGGCTCTTACTCTTTTGGTGACCAATTTGTGCACTTCACTGTCAGCATTCCGAC GAACTTGACTCCGAGACAACGGGAATTGATTGAAGAGTTTGCCAAAGAAGAACAGGTTGAATACAATAAGCGTGCTGCTGGAGCCTCTGGGTAA
- the LOC110625337 gene encoding chaperone protein dnaJ GFA2, mitochondrial isoform X3 — protein sequence MSRDYYEVLGVSKNATSSEIKKAYYLLAKKLHPDTNKDDPEAEKKFQEVSKAYEVLKDDEKRAQYDEVGHDAYERNLNGDFHPGGAGFYNPFDSFFRMDDIFSNVFKQKLGGQDVKVAIELSFMEAVQGCTKTITFQTDTPCEACHGEGIPPGVKPELCKRCKGTGMVFTQKGFISIQHTCNQCGGTGQTVSSFCNTCNGRRVVRGTKSVKLDIMPGVDDNETIKVPRSGGADPERNQPGDLFVTVRVREDPVFRREGSNIHVDAVLSVTQAILGGTVQVPTLTGDIVLKVRAGTQPGQKVVLKNKGIKVRGSYSFGDQFVHFTVSIPTNLTPRQRELIEEFAKEEQVEYNKRAAGASG from the exons ATGTCGAGAGATTATTATGAAGTACTTGGTGTTAGCAAAAATGCCACTTCATCTGAAATAAAGAAAGCTTATTATTTG CTGGCAAAGAAACTCCATCCTGATACAAATAAAGATGATCCTGAAGCTGAAAAGAAGTTTCAAGAAGTTTCAAAGGCATATGAG GTTTTGAAAGATGATGAAAAGCGTGCACAATATGATGAg GTTGGCCATGATGCATATGAACGTAATCTAAATGGAGATTTTCATCCTGGTGGAGCAGGATTCTATAATCCATTTGATAGCTTCTTCAGAATGGATGAT ATATTCAGCAATGTATTTAAGCAGAAGCTTGGTGGCCAAGATGTCAAG GTTGCTATTGAATTGTCATTCATGGAAGCTGTTCAGGGATGCACCAAAACTATCACATTTCAAACTGATACACCTTGTGAAGCCTGTC ATGGTGAAGGTATTCCTCCTGGGGTAAAACCTGAATTGTGTAAGCGCTGTAAAGGCACTGGCATG GTGTTTACCCAAAAAGGATTCATTAGTATTCAACATACTTGTAATCAGTGTGGTGGAACTGGGCAAACTGTATCG AGTTTTTGCAACACATGCAATGGGCGTAGGGTAGTTAGAGGAACAAAGTCTGTCAAATTGGATATTATGCCAG GAGTGGATGACAATGAAACCATAAAGGTGCCAAGAAGTGGCGGAGCAGACCCAGAGAGAAATCAACCTGGTGATCTATTTGTAACTGTTAGG GTTCGGGAAGATCCTGTTTTCCGTAGAGAAGGATCTAACATTCATGTGGATGCTGTTCTGAGTGTTACTCAG GCAATTCTGGGGGGAACCGTCCAGGTCCCTACTCTCACAGGAGATATTGTACTCAAG GTCCGTGCTGGCACCCAGCCTGGCCAGAAGGTGGTACTGAAGAATAAAG GGATTAAAGTTCGAGGCTCTTACTCTTTTGGTGACCAATTTGTGCACTTCACTGTCAGCATTCCGAC GAACTTGACTCCGAGACAACGGGAATTGATTGAAGAGTTTGCCAAAGAAGAACAGGTTGAATACAATAAGCGTGCTGCTGGAGCCTCTGGGTAA